ccCCCGCGATGAGAAGCGCGATCGGTGGCCAAATGTAAAGCAAAACcaaaaacatacaacaccaggtattcgctggtcgtcaccgacccaactactaatccggccctcattggcttatctatgggagagcggacgggatcccgagttttccaatgggtatggtcgtatgtgcTATGAACTGACGAGACTAACGTTTATGTAGAGTTGGCTTCGGACTGATCAGTAGGCGGAATAGGCTACGGGTCCGAAAAGGCTGGCATGGGCATAACAAACAAGGGGTTTCCAGCGCATCCATTAAGCGGAAAAGTGTCAAGCCCTGGGGTTAAGAGAATGAAAAGATTGGAGGGTTATTGATCCGCCTGCGGTTTCTTTGATAGCGAGTCTACAATACCATGTCCCTGGTGCTCTTTCTTCTCCATAGAAGGTGAAACGAGGCCCCAAAGCCGGCATTGCAGGTCCAAGTGTAAGTTGATCAAACTTTGTGCACCTGGAGCAGAGACGAATACATCAGGACAGTCCTGTCTAAGAAGGCCGTATGTAGATTGCTGAAGTTGACATACAGACACTCCAAAACGCCTTGACTTTGTGAAATCGAGTTTGGTACTCGGCCATGTGGCCTCGGGCGCTCCCAAGTGGCACTCCTTCCTGAGGACTTGTACTGCGCACTTTCATGCCGTTCGGGCATGTTTCTGGCAAGTCAAGGGTGCCAGACAGCTGTCTGATTTCAAATATGTAGATAGATACCTTAAGCAGTTGATGACTATTCTGCTGGTGAGGAACCAAACTGGACCCAGTAGTCGAGGTTAGGAGCACAATACAGTCGTGAACGACATGTCTGTGTCCTATCTAAGTGTTGACCAAAAACACCGCCAGGACAAGAGTCCATTTGAACCACACTTTCCACGCGAAACCCCAAACGCCCACAGTTCAGTAGAAACAGCCCGAAAGAGAAAGGGTGGATAGAGCACACTCTACCCGCCATCTTCAGATCTGCCATCCTCccagaggaagagaggaaaTGCTTGAGTCATCCTGGTCCGAGGGGTCCGCGTCTTGCACCGAAGCCAAGTGGCCCTGCCTGTTGAGCAAGCTGGGGTCGACGTTCGTAAAGGACCCCATGTCGCCCCCTTGTTCAAAGACAGAGCCTCCCCCGACCATCCAGCCGCCTCCATTCATCAGCTGACCCCCGAGCGCGGCATCATAATGCCCGCAGAGGCCCGGATCGGCGTTGCCCTGTCGAAGTTGAATTATGGGCTGGTACGTGAGGAACTGGGGCGTGTagccctcttcctcgaccgTTTGCAGACTCGAAAAGCAAGGCTGCTGACCGCGCAGCAGATTCTGGTGCATAATGCCCGTGTCGCAGGCGGGGAAGTGGCCGACCTGGGGGACCAAACCAAAGTTctgttgatgctgttgttgctgctgctgcggccaCAGCAGCTCCTTCTGACGCAAAATGGCGTGGTGCAGATCGGGACGGAAGACGGGCTTGCCATGCTCGTCGAACGACCGGGCCGTGGGATCTTCCCAGAGGACTTTCTCAGTAGCGAGGAACGTCTTGAAATCCTCTAGGGGCATTACGGACCGGGTACCTGGCGGTCGGCTGCCATGGATCACCTGGGAGGACGCCAGTGGTTCAGCAGCGAGAGCAGGGCCGGCAGCTGGTGTCTGCGTTTGTTCGGGCTCCTTCCCTTTGCGGCTGTGCTGTCCAGCCATCTCTGCTATTGATTGTGGATAGGCGAGGTATAAGGGATGGTGGTGACGGGCGTGAGTGCAAGTAATGTGATAGGCGGTTGTAGTAATGGTGGTAGCAGTggtgatgacgatggcggaGCTGGGCTGCTTGATCAAAATGCCAATGAAACTGGCGAGGCTGTGAAGCTGACGAGGTGAGGAGGTGGGTGGTGTTTTATAGGGAAGCAACCAGCAGTCGGACGGCGCATCGGAGGTAGCTTCGAGCTACCTGTACGGGCACAGTAGAGACTGAAACTGCCTTACATGTTCGACTGCCTCACGACAAGTGGTACAGTCTCCTACACCATCTCCCAGAGGTCAAAGTTCAGGTGAGTCACAAGAAGCAGACGACAACCCGCATATCCCATCTTTCCTTCCCAATCCCCAAATGGTTCTTAAGTTGCCGAAGTTCGAACTGGTTTTGGCGAAACACATCCCATTTCGCGTTGTCTAGGCGTGCGTGGGCTTTACTAGAGCGGCGATCTGGCGGCGACAGATGTCTCGGGCACGCGAACAATAACCCCTCCTGATGACCTAGCAGATTCGTCTTCCAGGAAACCGTGAAAAAGCAAGACATCCAAGCTTCACTACCCTGTCGAGTCTGACCCCGAAGGCTACCTGACATGCTAGTACTCGTATGACATAGATGACATAGACGAGGCTTGCGTACCGAACCAAGTCGAACCGTGGTTCGGGTGAAAGGCATCGTAGCAACTCACACCTAATTCTCATCCGACGGATGAGAGGACATCTGATAACATCCCTTTACCCCCCTCTCATCTACGTAGCAACCTCAAGCCGTCTGTAGCAGCTGCCCAGGTCTCGGCGAAATAATCGGATATTGTATGTTTTTGGCGCCGCGGCAAGGTATGGATAGACACGTCAAGAGGCCGTTTACATCGTTCTACCAAAGATGCACATGTACACATCACCCAGCAAGACATCAACCCCTACCCGGCCATCATTCTGCTGCCATGCCAATCTGCTGCCAGTGACTTCACCGAGCCAAGAAAAACATGCTATGAATACCGCAAGTCCTCACGCTAAGAGACTTGTTGACGAACCAACCAAACCCCAAAAACACCTGTCAACCCATCCGAAactccaaaaaaaaaatcatTTCCGCGTTTGAGTGAATATTCCTCGAACAGTGAACCCAGTTTCGACAAAGAGCGAGTAGAGATTTTCCAAGAGTCCTGTTATGCCTTCTTTTCTCTGATGCCGATAGGgctgccggcatcgacaaTCATCTGCTCGTCAATCCTCTTTGAGGTGTCGCCCCATTCCACCCGCTTCCAGGTGGTGATGCGAGCCTCGTTGGTGTCGACCTCAAAGACGCGTATCCGGCGGTGGTATCCGCCGTAGCCTGCATACCCGCCGAATCCCACGCCGCCAGCGTAGCACATCCAGAGGGCCGGTTTCTGTTCGCCGTCCAAAGAAAGGGAACAGTAGTCGTTTACGTGATCGCTTCCCCCCGCGTTAGCAGAAAGCTTTGCATACAGGttgggaaaagaaaaagaaaaaagggcaTGAACTTACTGGCCACAGCTGACCATGACGACACCCTGCTCGACCAGGGCATCACGAAAGCCCGAGTTGAAGTTGGGCGCAGTGACGCCTTCCTTCCACGAGCCCTTGATGGCGAGGTCTGCGTCTCTATACTCGGGCAGTGGGATGTGGATGAAGGCGAGATCCATGTGAAGTTTGCTGTACTCCTTGTGCGTCTTCTTGAGACTGGTGGACGTCTTCTTGAACCAGTCGATCTGGTTCTGCTTGATCCAGTCATAGCCGTGGTACTTGCGCTCATCAGGCGAATATGCGTGAGAGTCCAACATGTAAAGCGTGAGTGCCGAGTGGTCCGACTTGCCTCTAGCAAGGACCTCGACGTAATAGTTACCGACACCGTCAATCTCTTCGGGTCCAGCCTTGGCCAGGGAATACGGTAGGGACTCGAGGATCTGCATTTGGGCGGCACGCGGAAGCGATCCCTCATCGTCGTGGTTACCGAAGATTGAAACATAGGGGATCTTCAGTCTGATGAGAATTTGGGCGATTTTGAAGATGGCCTGCCACACAAATTAGCTTGCGTCCGGGCCAACAAACACCAGGACGATTCGTTACGCACCGACTGCGCATCGGGAGCGGTTTCGCCGTTGACTTGGTCTCCGCTTAGCACGACCAGATTCGGCCTTTCCTCGATGAGAATCTTGCTGACGAAATCCAGCGTCCTGGGGTCCGCCACGcagacgccgccgttgtACGTCTCGGGGACGGCGTCGCGACACTTTCCGACGCCGGTGCTGAGATGAAGATCGGCCAGCTGGACAATCTTGAAGCGGCCGTTCTCGGGGATGCGCGGCTGCGGCTTGTGAGGTTCCTTCTGGCTCCCTCGTCGGACAGTAATGTGGGTTACGGGGACTTCTTCGTTGAGCGGCAGGAGCAACGGAGTGCCGGTGATCTCCCATCCGTCgcgggcctcgacggcgtcgtcgccaaagAGCACATCAATGCCGGTGACGGCCTTTTTCGAGTCGCTATCCTTCTGGTTGGAGGATCGCTTCACCCACAGGCCGTAGGGTCTGCTCTCCCACcgctcgtcctcctcgcctttcttggccgtcgccgggtcGAGGCGTCCGACGGAGACGTCCATCACCACCTTGTCTTCGgcgaccagctcctcctccttctttcGCGCGATGTGGACGTATGCGCTCGTGGTCCATGACCTGCCCAGGTACAGATCCTTCTCAATGCGGTGCCACTTGTCCGTGTCGAGTTTGCATGAGGAGAAGACGTTGATGGCGGAGCATTTTGTTACCGTGATATCGGTGATAATCAGACCGTGGTGGTGCTGAGGCATGTAGTGATGCATCGACTTGGGGAGGACGCGGAAGTTGcggtcgaggaagaagacgacgaggaaggtCAGCAGCGTCACCGCGGTGAGCTGGATCATAGTGCGCACCTGCGGCAAGGCAATCGGTCAATACGGCTGTCGACTAGGAGTCGATCCCGGAAGCAGCACTCACTATACGGCGCGTCATATTGGGCGAGCTCGAGATTGTCgcaaggcggaggagggtggACGTCTATAGCgactcgatggcggcgtgaTATCGCGGAAGGCTTGCTTGGGTTGGTTGGGTTGGAGGGGGGAATACGAAGACGAATAATCGGCTCGGACGAGCCTTATTGAAGCTACTGCCTAGGCCATACCATGGCCCCGCAGATCGAATATACAAGAATAAGAGAATCGAAGAAAAAttcgaggacggcgcgggaGAGCTTGATATCAGCTCGAAAGACAGCTCAGTGGGTAGGTTGCAGGGGGAGGAATTGTCGggaaaaggaggaaaagggcATGATGAATCTAGGCACCTAAGGTAAGGAAGGTACCTATGGTAAGGTAAGGTACGGCAAGTAGGTAACGTGAGAGGCCCATTTCGGTGGAGCAGCGGCGAGAATCTGGGGTAGCAGCACGGTTCTGTTCAGGAATCAGGTGTCATTAGTGGTTGCTTGTGCTGTATTTTATGGGCCTTTACGGCACGTACTCGATTAGGTTTCACAGGCTCTTCCCTACCTCGAAAGGCACCTATTTGCCTATCTATCTAATTACTTACCCATCTACCTAAGTATGTACCATTTTTCATGACAAGGCTAGAAAAAGGGGATGTGGAAATGAGGGGGACGAGCAAAGGAGACAAAGGGCCATTTGGCACGAGCCTTTGCGCGAGAAACCGGTCGCAAGTTGCAACagagcggcagcagcagcataTCGCAAGTCGCACACCGCATCGTCGTCTTGTGCTGTGTCGGTGTCGGGGGACCCTCCCATTCCATGTCATTGTCTGCGACCACGTGGCATACGTACGCATGTAGGTTAGTATGTAAGATATCAATAATTAAATGGCACCCTTTGTTGACGGAGTCACAGATGATGAACGCGAGTCAACATCGGATTGAGTTTGATACACAGCCATCCTCCCGGTTGCTTCCCTCTGTCCAACAAGCACAAGATAGGATAGCGATCGTCAAGTCTTGGGATGACAGAACTATAGGTGGAAGTAAATAGGTTGAGGATGCAATGTAACGCAGCTGATATCGAGTCACATCACGTGAAGTTGACTCCCGTCGTCAATGAGATGCCAAGCCACGAACTCAAGCTTGTGATGAGGCTGTTTTCCTGGTCCGGACTTGTGATGACTTCAACAGCGTCTTTGTTTCTCGGCCGGAAACATGTAcccatgccgccgatgtTACATGCATGGCTGCAAGGAGGGAAGAAAACGCCATCCCGGACTCTGAGGCACAACATCCGAGAAGAGGTGCCGTTGGACTTGTTTCTTTGTTCACTCGTTTCGTTCCTGTTCTGCCCATTCTTGGGATGGAAGTCTACAGGCGTGTCAACGGCGTACGTCTCACACTTGACGTCAGTTCAGCCGTTACATCCGTACACGATCCGACTTCCCTGCCATCGAACCGAACGATTTCAGTGTCTCCCCTCCCCTATCAATTTACCGTCAGTCAAGTGTCATGTCAAGCCATGCAGGAACAGAAAAGAACGATGGTCCGTGCTTCTGCATTCCCAAAAGGTACGTACTCATGCTTGCTCCAGCAAAATACGGATAAGTACGGATGGATACCTCACTGAGGAAGGAGGTAGGTAGGGGACGCAGCACCTGCTGCCGCCTCGCAATTCCCAGAGCTTGTCGTCCTGCGAACCAAAGCAGCAACGACGCGCCTCAAAAATCGTCATAACCCCCGAcgatccatccatccatcacaTCACATCGCCCGCCCCCTTCTCTCCGCTCTGCCCAGTTCCACCTCTCCTTTGCCATCATCAATTTCTTCTCGGCATCCGACCGCGCATTCTACCCCAACGCCGTCGCATCGAAATCCAGCCATCCTATCCAATCATTACTCGTTGCCGCTGCTTTCCGTCCCtcccacgtcgtcgccgtcgtcgtcgttgtcgcaAACATGCCTACCGACTACAGCTCATTGAAGGTACCCGAGCTCAAGAAGCTACTCCAGGAGAGAGGCCTTCCTGCAACGGGCAACAAGCTGGACCTTGTCAACCGCCTCAAGGAGAACGACAAACAAGCCGCACCTGGTACGTCGACCGACCCGAGATGCGCGCTTCCATCCGTCGCAAGCAGAGACTGACCCAATTACTACTACAGCCACCGcagaggaggacgagatcgaTTATAGTGACGACGAGCCCGCGGCCACCAAGCCTGCTGAGGCACCAAAGACCGCTGCTGCCACTGAAGCTGttcccgtcgtcgacgactcTGCACCCGCCTCTGCGTCCGCCACAGCTGagcccaccgccgccgccgccgacgtcgcaGAGCCCGCTGGGGCCGCACCCGACGTCGCgcccgacgccgagaccACTGGCGAAGAGGATaagaagcccgaggaggccgcAGAGACCGCAGACGAGGCGCCAAAGGAGAACTTTGCTCTCAACCTCAACGCGACCgacgcagcagcagaggccaagaagcgcgCAGACCGCGCCAAGCGcttcggcatcgacgaggacgaggaggccaagaagaaggccgaacGCGCCAAGAagttcggcgtcgaggttggcAGCGTCGCTGGCCTCGATTCGGCCCTGCCAGAGAGGCGTCCCAAGCGCGGCCGTCCTGAACACGCAGAAGAGCAGTCCGGACGTGACGCCAAGCGGCAGAGCACCGATGGTCgtggaggagatggccgtcgcggccgcggcaACAGAAACGGACATCCTGGTGGACGTCaagctggcggcggcgaccgcgGCAACCGCAGCGGTGCCCGCGATACCAGACGCAGCGCTGCTATTGACCCCGCCGAGAAGGCGAAGCTGGATGCCAGAGCAAAGCGGTTCGCCGCCTGATTTCACACGCGCACTGTGATTTGATGGGTagaaggggaagagagggagaggcgggGGGAAAGTCCCAACGATCGGGTCTGTATACTATGCCCACGGTCAGGTGGTTGGCGTTTCGGTCTACGACGAATGATTGAGGAAACGCAAACGCCGCAAGCGCAGGACTCGAGAATACAACACATACATCTTTGTTCCAGGGATGACCGGTCAAGGACGAAACCAAACGAGACGGTGTTGATGACGCGCGTCGCCTCGACAAGAATTTTTCACAGTAATGGAATAGAACTAAAAGTCTTTTTTTTGTATTCCCCGTATTCCGGATACCTCGCGAGCGACTTATCAGACGACAGACATGATTGGGAAGGGAACCTCTGTCCCGACTTTTTGCGAAGGATTGTCTATCTGGCTGGCGCCCCCTGAGTCAACCTCTCTCTTTTATCTTTCCATCTCTCCAGTGCTGCCCGACTCCGTGACGATGCCTCATACACAAAACAACACCGACATGTGTGCATACCACATCCCCCGCTGTCATTGGCGACTAAAATGCAGACTCGGAAGATGTCGTCATGGAAGCCCGCTGTGGGAGATACAGCGTCCAAAGCGGAGAGTGAGAGCTAGGTGGCGGCGGATTCTGGCTCAGGATAACTTTCGCTCACACGGGGTTCTAGAATACCGTCAATCCTGGCTCTTTACTGTTCCCGTACGCGTCGTGCTCAGTCAGCCATGCCAGGAAAGATACCGAGAAGcactcgacgacggcgacggcgacagtCAACCCTGGCATGGTCGTCACATAGTACCTCTCGGGATCACGTCCTGTTTCAATACAATATATGTTCACAAGGCACACTCGACAAGCAAACATGCACCCACAGGCACCTCTCAACAGGTCATTCATCACGAATCTCCCCCGCAGGTTGCCCTTCGCCTTCATCAACGCCTTGGAGACGGAATCCCGCCGAAGCACCTCCCTAATGATCTACTCCCGCCACCTGATGTTCATATGCGTCAAAAGAACACCCACAAGGCCCAGACCAAGTCTAGGGTCATTGTCGAGTCACTTCCATCCACTGATGGGCCACCTCACTTATAAGCGTGGAAATATGTTCCAGCAAGGACAAGCACCACACGCCTTCGCACCCATGTCAGTCCCCATATACCTATCACGTACACGCAACGTCTCGCTATCGCGAGGCATACTTGAGCCCTTAGAGGTTCAGCCCCAAGCTGGCCCCTCCCTTGCGTGTATAGCCAGAGCTCCGGAAGCTGTATCGCGAGGCCCTCCCCCAGCACCTCTGAGAAGACCGAACGGTCTTGCAGAATAACAGCATCGTCTGCGTCCCCTGTCTGTAGCAGACGACGATCAAACAACGCGGCGAGGCAGAGTCAGAAGAGTGATCCAAATGCAAAGCATGCAGAGGCCCATCAGTCTTCCCAGATGGACACTATGTATAAACCCTGACCTCCGGACAATGAAACTAAGGCAGAAAAACTCCAGGCGCGACAGTATTCCCGAACCACAACACCTGGGC
This genomic interval from Colletotrichum higginsianum IMI 349063 chromosome 9, whole genome shotgun sequence contains the following:
- a CDS encoding Calcineurin-like phosphoesterase, whose amino-acid sequence is MTRRIVRTMIQLTAVTLLTFLVVFFLDRNFRVLPKSMHHYMPQHHHGLIITDITVTKCSAINVFSSCKLDTDKWHRIEKDLYLGRSWTTSAYVHIARKKEEELVAEDKVVMDVSVGRLDPATAKKGEEDERWESRPYGLWVKRSSNQKDSDSKKAVTGIDVLFGDDAVEARDGWEITGTPLLLPLNEEVPVTHITVRRGSQKEPHKPQPRIPENGRFKIVQLADLHLSTGVGKCRDAVPETYNGGVCVADPRTLDFVSKILIEERPNLVVLSGDQVNGETAPDAQSAIFKIAQILIRLKIPYVSIFGNHDDEGSLPRAAQMQILESLPYSLAKAGPEEIDGVGNYYVEVLARGKSDHSALTLYMLDSHAYSPDERKYHGYDWIKQNQIDWFKKTSTSLKKTHKEYSKLHMDLAFIHIPLPEYRDADLAIKGSWKEGVTAPNFNSGFRDALVEQGVVMVSCGHDHVNDYCSLSLDGEQKPALWMCYAGGVGFGGYAGYGGYHRRIRVFEVDTNEARITTWKRVEWGDTSKRIDEQMIVDAGSPIGIREKKA
- a CDS encoding Sap domain-containing protein, with the protein product MPTDYSSLKVPELKKLLQERGLPATGNKLDLVNRLKENDKQAAPATAEEDEIDYSDDEPAATKPAEAPKTAAATEAVPVVDDSAPASASATAEPTAAAADVAEPAGAAPDVAPDAETTGEEDKKPEEAAETADEAPKENFALNLNATDAAAEAKKRADRAKRFGIDEDEEAKKKAERAKKFGVEVGSVAGLDSALPERRPKRGRPEHAEEQSGRDAKRQSTDGRGGDGRRGRGNRNGHPGGRQAGGGDRGNRSGARDTRRSAAIDPAEKAKLDARAKRFAA